The Lewinellaceae bacterium genome has a segment encoding these proteins:
- a CDS encoding NADAR family protein — protein MKYSNEWLDHQIQNGLRPEYIFFWGDKPQKDGSIGKSCFSQWFDRGFTWEDITYPTAEHWMMAEKARLFEDEETLDKILRCKSPGEAKKLGREVLGFEVESWKGKCGDIVINGNYLKFKQNKDLKAFLMATKGKILVEASPYDNIWGIGMKSGDEGIEDPKNWKGLNLLGYALMEVRDQLLT, from the coding sequence ATGAAATACAGTAACGAATGGCTGGATCACCAGATTCAAAATGGTCTCAGGCCGGAGTATATTTTCTTCTGGGGAGATAAGCCACAAAAAGATGGCAGTATTGGCAAATCGTGCTTCAGCCAGTGGTTTGACCGGGGTTTCACCTGGGAAGACATTACTTACCCTACCGCTGAACACTGGATGATGGCAGAAAAAGCCAGGCTCTTTGAGGATGAGGAAACCCTGGATAAAATACTCAGGTGCAAGTCTCCGGGGGAAGCCAAAAAACTGGGACGGGAGGTGCTGGGTTTTGAGGTGGAAAGCTGGAAAGGCAAGTGCGGCGATATCGTAATCAACGGGAATTACCTGAAATTCAAACAAAATAAGGATTTGAAGGCTTTTCTGATGGCAACCAAAGGAAAAATCCTCGTGGAGGCCAGTCCTTACGACAACATCTGGGGGATTGGCATGAAAAGCGGGGATGAGGGGATTGAGGATCCTAAAAACTGGAAGGGACTCAACCTGTTGGGATATGCGCTGATGGAGGTGCGGGATCAGTTACTTACTTAA
- a CDS encoding DsrE/DsrF/DrsH-like family protein, producing MEAGTISKSVTEKVEKKPNIKRMCFILSKATIDSAYACFVMANGARMEGIEAEIFFTFFGLEAVNKERMNKLHVATVGNPAMHIPTMLGGLPGMEAFATSMMKKEMEKLDLPDVAEFIEILSDSGTKLWACKLAMDMFHLEKSDLVDEIDDVLTIGDFYTRAQEEGSQIVFI from the coding sequence ATGGAAGCAGGAACAATTTCAAAATCCGTCACTGAAAAAGTAGAAAAGAAACCGAACATCAAAAGAATGTGTTTCATTCTCTCAAAAGCCACCATCGACTCTGCTTATGCTTGTTTCGTTATGGCCAATGGTGCCCGCATGGAAGGTATTGAAGCGGAAATATTTTTCACTTTCTTCGGACTGGAAGCCGTAAACAAGGAAAGAATGAATAAACTACACGTGGCTACCGTCGGGAATCCGGCCATGCATATCCCTACAATGCTCGGTGGACTGCCCGGCATGGAAGCCTTCGCCACTTCAATGATGAAAAAAGAAATGGAAAAGCTTGACCTGCCTGACGTAGCTGAGTTTATTGAAATTCTTTCTGATTCAGGTACTAAACTTTGGGCATGTAAACTGGCTATGGATATGTTCCATTTGGAAAAATCTGACCTGGTGGATGAAATTGATGATGTGTTGACAATCGGAGATTTTTATACCAGAGCCCAGGAAGAAGGTTCTCAGATCGTTTTCATCTAA
- a CDS encoding TusE/DsrC/DsvC family sulfur relay protein, which yields MAVKTYNGKSVDVNEEGYLTDLSQWDKTVAESIAAEEGIEMTDRHWAVINYLQDQYKNEVALSIRRIKQSGVVDIKELYELFPKGPLKLSTKIAGIPKPASCV from the coding sequence ATGGCAGTTAAAACTTATAATGGAAAATCCGTCGATGTTAACGAAGAAGGATACCTCACTGATCTGAGTCAATGGGATAAAACAGTTGCAGAAAGTATCGCTGCAGAAGAAGGCATAGAAATGACAGACAGGCACTGGGCGGTCATCAATTACCTCCAGGACCAGTACAAAAATGAGGTGGCCCTGTCTATCCGCAGGATCAAACAAAGCGGTGTGGTAGATATCAAGGAGCTTTACGAATTATTTCCAAAGGGCCCTCTGAAACTATCCACCAAAATAGCCGGAATCCCTAAGCCTGCCAGTTGTGTCTAA
- a CDS encoding DUF1641 domain-containing protein yields the protein MEIINKKDDQQIQGQIDAINQKLDLLLEGMKLQQQKREETEDLVKDLSIIGNDMFKTAVVELDKAGVELDTEALAGLGFKVLRNIKTFYELFEAIESANDFIKDVGPIIQDVGLTSIGYLHELERKGYFEFMRESGKIVDKVVTTYSKEDINLLADNVITILDTVKNLTQPNMLKAMNNAITIYQHMDMENIPEYSLWKAMKEMRSPELKKGIGFMITFLKSLSKQEVNN from the coding sequence ATGGAAATTATCAATAAAAAAGACGATCAGCAAATTCAGGGGCAGATAGACGCGATCAATCAAAAGCTCGACCTGTTGCTGGAGGGCATGAAACTCCAGCAGCAAAAAAGGGAAGAGACGGAGGATTTGGTCAAAGACTTATCCATCATCGGCAATGATATGTTTAAGACTGCCGTAGTGGAACTGGACAAAGCAGGCGTCGAACTGGATACTGAAGCTCTTGCCGGGTTAGGGTTTAAAGTGCTGAGAAACATCAAAACTTTTTATGAGCTTTTTGAAGCTATTGAAAGTGCGAATGATTTCATAAAAGACGTAGGCCCTATCATTCAGGACGTGGGCCTGACAAGCATTGGTTATCTCCATGAATTAGAACGAAAAGGATATTTCGAATTCATGAGAGAAAGCGGAAAGATCGTGGACAAAGTTGTTACAACCTACTCTAAAGAAGACATTAATTTACTGGCGGATAATGTGATTACCATTCTGGATACGGTTAAAAATTTAACCCAACCCAACATGCTCAAGGCCATGAATAATGCGATCACCATCTACCAGCATATGGATATGGAAAATATTCCGGAATACTCTTTGTGGAAAGCGATGAAAGAAATGAGATCCCCGGAATTGAAAAAAGGAATTGGTTTTATGATCACCTTCCTCAAGAGTTTATCAAAACAAGAAGTAAACAATTAA
- a CDS encoding NAD(P)/FAD-dependent oxidoreductase translates to MKHLLILGAGTGGTIMANKMRKALDRADWKITIVDQYRTHYYQPGFLFIPFGMYTKEDVIKPKSNFIPPGVDIIFSGIDKILPKESKVALEDGKVINYDYLIIATGTKTNPEETPGLKGELWYKKVFDFYTIEGALALANFFKTWQGGKLVVNVVEMPIKCPVAPLEFLFFADAFFTERGMRDKVDITYVTPLGGAFTKPKASKMLGSLMTEKNINIVADFNIAEVDNENMLIRDYADQEVPFDCLVSVPTNMGDDMIERSGLGDEMRFVPTDKNSLQSKEYENIFVLGDAANIPTSKAGSVVHFAAEVLYENLLCAIEGRPYTASFDGHSNCYIETGHGKGALIDFNYDTEPLPGHFPFPGIGPFALLKESRMNHYGKLMFRWIYWHILLKGKEMPIDSKMTMAGKTM, encoded by the coding sequence ATGAAGCATCTACTGATATTAGGAGCGGGAACCGGCGGCACGATCATGGCCAATAAAATGAGAAAAGCACTCGACAGGGCCGATTGGAAAATCACTATTGTCGATCAATACAGAACACATTACTACCAGCCGGGATTTCTTTTTATCCCCTTCGGTATGTACACCAAAGAAGATGTGATCAAACCAAAAAGCAATTTCATCCCTCCAGGGGTGGATATCATTTTTTCCGGCATTGATAAAATCTTACCTAAAGAAAGCAAAGTGGCGCTTGAAGACGGAAAGGTGATCAACTATGACTATTTGATTATTGCCACAGGAACCAAAACTAATCCGGAAGAAACACCTGGCCTGAAAGGAGAACTTTGGTATAAAAAAGTATTTGACTTCTACACCATCGAAGGCGCTCTTGCTTTGGCCAATTTTTTCAAAACATGGCAAGGCGGTAAACTGGTGGTCAATGTGGTAGAAATGCCCATCAAATGTCCTGTCGCTCCCCTTGAATTTTTATTCTTCGCCGATGCATTTTTTACCGAAAGGGGCATGAGAGACAAGGTGGATATCACCTATGTCACGCCTTTGGGCGGTGCATTCACCAAACCCAAAGCTTCAAAGATGCTGGGAAGTCTGATGACGGAGAAAAACATCAATATCGTTGCCGATTTTAATATCGCAGAAGTAGATAACGAAAACATGCTCATCCGCGATTACGCTGACCAGGAAGTGCCTTTTGACTGTTTGGTATCGGTGCCTACGAATATGGGGGACGATATGATTGAGCGAAGCGGTTTAGGAGATGAAATGCGTTTCGTGCCTACCGACAAAAACTCCCTCCAGTCCAAGGAATACGAAAATATTTTCGTATTGGGTGATGCGGCAAACATTCCAACCTCCAAGGCAGGGTCAGTAGTCCACTTCGCAGCAGAAGTGCTTTATGAAAATCTTTTGTGCGCCATCGAGGGCAGACCTTATACGGCTTCTTTTGACGGACACTCCAATTGTTATATAGAGACAGGTCATGGTAAAGGGGCATTGATCGATTTCAACTACGATACAGAACCTCTCCCTGGCCATTTTCCATTTCCCGGTATCGGGCCTTTCGCCTTGTTGAAAGAATCCAGGATGAATCACTATGGAAAGTTGATGTTCCGCTGGATTTACTGGCACATTCTGCTGAAAGGTAAAGAAATGCCTATTGATTCCAAGATGACCATGGCCGGCAAAACCATGTAA
- a CDS encoding FAD-dependent oxidoreductase, which translates to MSKVVVLGAGISGHTAIAYLRRQLGKEHELVMVSPNSYYHWIPSNIWVGVGRMNIDQVRFELAPLYKKWGVSYKQAKVMDFYPEGKGDQKTGFVTVEYVAGDRKGEVEKVEYDFLINATGPKLNFEATEGLEPGKHCVSVCSYTHAAEAWQRLQQVLAKMEKGEKQTFLIGTGHGTSTCQGAAFEYILNVDFEIKRRGLEDLAEVIWISNEYELGDFGMGGAFIKKGGYVTSTKIFTESYFNERNISWIKRAAVTKVEEGKIHYETLDGKFHTQHFDFAMLIPAFSGHGFKAYDNAGADITDKLFAANGFMKVDADYSGKPYDEWTIQDWPETYQNQDYPNIFAAGIAFAPPHSISKPMKSENGNPIFPAPPRTGMPSGVIGKVIADNIAEWIKSDKPLIKHKASMGRMGAACIVSAGFGMTKGTAATMTVNPVVPDWDKYPEWGRDIKNTVGEPGLAGHWMKWFMHYMFLYKAKGRPFWWLLPE; encoded by the coding sequence ATGTCAAAAGTGGTTGTCCTCGGAGCGGGAATTTCAGGTCATACTGCCATCGCTTATCTCCGGCGGCAGTTAGGAAAGGAACATGAATTGGTGATGGTCTCCCCAAATTCTTATTACCACTGGATTCCTTCCAATATTTGGGTGGGGGTAGGCCGGATGAACATTGATCAGGTTAGGTTTGAACTCGCGCCGTTATATAAAAAGTGGGGCGTGAGTTATAAACAGGCCAAGGTCATGGACTTTTACCCGGAAGGGAAAGGGGACCAAAAGACCGGATTCGTTACGGTAGAATACGTTGCCGGGGATAGAAAAGGAGAGGTAGAGAAGGTTGAATATGATTTTCTCATCAACGCTACCGGCCCCAAATTAAATTTCGAAGCTACGGAAGGGCTGGAACCTGGTAAACACTGCGTTTCTGTTTGTTCCTATACCCATGCGGCCGAAGCCTGGCAACGGTTGCAGCAGGTGCTGGCCAAAATGGAAAAGGGCGAAAAACAGACCTTCCTGATCGGGACGGGACACGGGACTTCCACCTGTCAGGGAGCAGCTTTTGAATACATCCTGAATGTTGATTTTGAGATTAAGCGTCGTGGCCTCGAGGATTTGGCGGAAGTCATCTGGATTTCCAACGAATACGAACTCGGCGATTTTGGAATGGGCGGCGCTTTTATTAAAAAAGGAGGGTACGTCACCTCAACCAAAATATTTACAGAATCCTATTTTAATGAGCGTAACATAAGCTGGATCAAAAGGGCAGCGGTCACCAAAGTGGAGGAAGGGAAAATCCATTATGAAACGCTCGACGGAAAATTCCACACCCAGCATTTTGATTTTGCCATGCTCATCCCTGCCTTTAGTGGCCACGGTTTTAAAGCTTACGATAATGCCGGAGCTGACATCACTGACAAACTCTTCGCAGCAAACGGTTTCATGAAAGTGGATGCTGATTATTCCGGAAAACCGTATGACGAATGGACCATACAGGACTGGCCGGAAACCTATCAGAACCAGGACTACCCGAATATTTTTGCTGCAGGTATCGCATTCGCACCCCCACACTCCATTTCAAAACCGATGAAAAGTGAGAACGGCAATCCCATTTTCCCGGCACCTCCACGAACAGGAATGCCTTCCGGGGTGATTGGAAAAGTGATTGCCGATAACATTGCCGAATGGATCAAATCGGACAAACCGCTGATCAAACACAAAGCGTCAATGGGCCGAATGGGCGCCGCCTGTATCGTCTCTGCCGGATTCGGCATGACCAAAGGTACTGCGGCCACCATGACCGTCAACCCGGTGGTGCCGGATTGGGACAAATACCCTGAATGGGGAAGAGACATAAAGAATACGGTTGGAGAACCGGGACTTGCCGGGCACTGGATGAAATGGTTTATGCATTATATGTTTTTGTACAAGGCAAAAGGAAGACCGTTTTGGTGGTTATTGCCGGAATAA
- a CDS encoding cold-shock protein, with amino-acid sequence MSNGTVKFFNNSKGFGFITPDEGGKDVFVHVNGLIDEIAEGDKVSYDVEESPKGLNAVNVKAA; translated from the coding sequence ATGAGTAACGGAACTGTAAAATTTTTCAACAATTCGAAAGGATTTGGATTTATCACTCCTGATGAAGGAGGTAAAGATGTTTTTGTACATGTCAATGGATTAATCGATGAAATCGCCGAAGGCGATAAAGTGAGCTATGATGTTGAGGAAAGTCCAAAAGGATTAAACGCTGTAAACGTTAAAGCGGCATAA
- a CDS encoding acyl-CoA desaturase: protein MDTVKFIRRNSYEQEFAHEVRKRVRAYFKDNHIPIYGNFSLYLKTIVMLGIYLVPFIMVLIIPMSPWGALVLAVIMGIGEAGVGMSVMHDGVHGAYASKTWANKFASATMLLLGSSVFNWKIQHNVNHHTYTNIFEYDPDISNVKIIRLCEHSPLKKYHRYQQFYAFPLYGLMTFAKLFGEIGQLLEYNRQGITRKHHLNPTWQLIKLILIKIIYAGIIIGLPLIFTPFSFWQILIGFVALHFTAGMIMSTVFQMAHVVEGTDQPLPNEDHKIKNDWVVHQLHTTSDFGRKNGLLSWYIGGLDFQIEHHLFQNISHVHYPEIAPIIKNTAEEYGFPYNLKPTVFHALASHFRRLKELGRARVIQ from the coding sequence ATGGATACCGTTAAATTCATCAGGAGAAATAGTTATGAACAAGAGTTTGCGCATGAAGTAAGAAAAAGGGTACGCGCTTATTTCAAAGATAACCACATTCCCATCTATGGCAACTTCAGCCTGTACCTTAAGACGATTGTTATGTTGGGCATCTACCTGGTGCCTTTTATCATGGTGCTCATTATTCCAATGTCACCATGGGGAGCATTAGTGCTCGCCGTTATCATGGGCATCGGAGAAGCTGGCGTGGGCATGTCGGTAATGCATGATGGTGTTCATGGGGCGTATGCTTCAAAAACCTGGGCCAACAAATTTGCTTCGGCCACTATGCTGCTTCTGGGGAGCAGTGTTTTCAACTGGAAAATCCAGCACAACGTCAATCATCACACTTATACCAATATATTCGAGTATGATCCGGATATTTCCAACGTTAAGATCATTCGTTTATGCGAACACAGTCCCCTGAAAAAGTATCATCGTTATCAGCAATTTTACGCCTTTCCGCTTTACGGACTCATGACCTTTGCCAAATTGTTCGGAGAAATTGGTCAATTGCTGGAATACAACAGGCAGGGCATTACGCGTAAACACCATTTGAATCCGACCTGGCAACTGATCAAACTTATTTTGATTAAAATCATTTACGCAGGGATCATCATTGGGCTGCCTTTAATCTTTACCCCCTTCTCTTTTTGGCAAATACTGATTGGCTTCGTCGCCCTCCATTTTACGGCGGGTATGATCATGAGTACGGTATTTCAAATGGCCCATGTCGTGGAAGGTACCGATCAGCCCCTTCCTAATGAAGATCATAAGATCAAAAATGATTGGGTGGTCCACCAGCTGCATACCACCTCGGATTTTGGTAGAAAAAACGGACTCCTCAGTTGGTATATCGGTGGGCTGGATTTCCAGATTGAGCATCATTTATTTCAAAATATTTCTCATGTCCATTATCCTGAAATCGCCCCTATCATCAAAAATACAGCTGAAGAATATGGATTCCCTTACAACCTGAAGCCTACTGTTTTTCACGCCCTGGCCTCTCACTTTCGGAGACTCAAGGAGCTGGGAAGAGCCAGGGTAATACAATAG
- a CDS encoding DUF1330 domain-containing protein, translated as MTEKTYLEVTQEAGKAFFTSNIKGPIVMLNLLKFRKTADYSTVETLAPAGEISGKEAYRLYMDHTLPFLEEAGSEIIFQGKSEGFLIGPEHEKWDMVLLVRHKSASDFLTFATHEAYLKGAGHRTAALEDSRLLPIQTESITTR; from the coding sequence ATGACAGAAAAGACTTACCTCGAAGTCACCCAGGAAGCGGGTAAAGCGTTTTTTACGAGCAATATCAAAGGCCCCATTGTGATGTTGAATCTTTTGAAGTTTCGGAAAACGGCGGACTATTCGACCGTCGAAACATTGGCTCCTGCGGGAGAAATTTCCGGAAAGGAGGCCTATCGATTGTATATGGATCACACCTTGCCGTTTTTAGAAGAGGCCGGGAGCGAAATTATTTTTCAGGGGAAATCCGAGGGGTTTCTGATAGGCCCGGAACATGAAAAATGGGACATGGTATTATTGGTCCGGCATAAAAGTGCTTCCGATTTCCTGACCTTTGCTACCCATGAGGCATATTTAAAGGGGGCCGGACACCGGACAGCGGCGCTGGAAGATTCCAGGTTGCTGCCTATACAAACCGAATCCATTACCACCAGGTGA
- a CDS encoding cupin-like domain-containing protein → MDLTTPIQTIEAESLNKVYFEENYIRQNKPVIIKGLLHCTEAEKLWSLEYLTEKLGRYPVRVFDKTKENGTSFLRGNRTVLMKEMLNLIHGNESSNLRMFVSKVLNKDKDLQTHFSTPAFFTCKLQLPKLLFLGGKGTIVPLHFDFLFDDGLLTQFFGRKEVILIENSQSKLLCRLPLNSISLINLFEVNYEENPQLKKVKGYRVTLEHGDTLYIPSGYWHQLKYTDASMSVAFRKWNLNPVKSISTAILRIGQITVDKSLNALFRKRWLRLKVKIARSRL, encoded by the coding sequence ATGGACCTGACCACTCCAATCCAGACTATTGAAGCCGAAAGCCTGAATAAAGTCTATTTTGAAGAAAATTATATCAGGCAAAATAAACCAGTGATCATTAAAGGGCTTTTACACTGTACGGAAGCCGAAAAATTATGGAGCCTTGAATATTTAACGGAAAAATTAGGCCGATATCCCGTTCGGGTATTTGACAAAACAAAAGAAAACGGAACCTCTTTTCTTCGTGGAAACAGGACGGTTTTGATGAAGGAAATGCTTAACCTGATTCATGGCAATGAATCCTCAAACCTCAGGATGTTTGTCAGCAAAGTGTTGAACAAGGATAAGGATCTCCAGACTCATTTTTCGACACCTGCTTTTTTTACCTGCAAACTCCAGCTGCCAAAATTGTTATTCCTTGGGGGGAAGGGCACCATTGTTCCTTTGCATTTTGATTTCCTTTTTGACGATGGGCTTTTGACGCAGTTTTTCGGAAGAAAGGAGGTTATTTTGATTGAAAATAGCCAGTCGAAACTCTTGTGCCGTCTGCCGTTGAACAGCATATCCCTGATCAATTTATTCGAGGTGAATTATGAGGAAAACCCACAGCTAAAAAAAGTGAAAGGATACAGGGTAACCCTGGAACACGGCGACACCTTGTATATCCCCTCGGGGTACTGGCATCAGCTAAAATACACGGATGCCAGTATGTCGGTGGCTTTCCGAAAATGGAACCTCAACCCGGTAAAATCCATTTCCACAGCCATCCTACGGATCGGGCAAATAACCGTTGATAAATCCTTAAATGCACTCTTTAGAAAAAGGTGGCTCCGGTTAAAGGTTAAAATAGCGCGGTCCAGGCTTTGA
- a CDS encoding DUF1211 domain-containing protein, producing MNKGRLEAFSDGVLAIVITIMVLEIKVPHGHEFSDLKKLIPIFLSYVLSFVYLGIYWNNHHHMMHTVKRVTGDILWANLHLLFWLSLVPFATGWIGENNFSPMPMAFYGIILLMAAFAYFILQLRIIKNEGENGILAKAVGKDLKGKASPILYLLAIASCWVNAWISGAIYILVALMWLIPDKRIEKIINQNE from the coding sequence ATGAACAAAGGACGACTTGAAGCATTCAGCGACGGCGTACTCGCCATTGTGATCACCATTATGGTACTGGAAATAAAAGTGCCCCATGGACATGAATTTTCAGACCTGAAAAAATTAATCCCCATTTTTTTAAGTTATGTGTTAAGTTTCGTTTACCTGGGGATTTACTGGAACAACCATCACCACATGATGCATACGGTGAAGCGGGTGACCGGTGATATTCTATGGGCGAACCTGCATCTACTTTTCTGGCTTTCCCTGGTTCCTTTTGCTACAGGCTGGATAGGAGAAAACAATTTCAGTCCCATGCCCATGGCTTTTTACGGGATCATCCTTCTGATGGCGGCCTTTGCCTATTTCATTTTACAACTTCGGATCATTAAGAACGAGGGAGAGAACGGCATTTTGGCGAAAGCCGTCGGGAAAGACCTCAAAGGCAAGGCGTCTCCCATTTTGTACCTTTTGGCCATTGCCTCCTGTTGGGTCAATGCCTGGATTTCCGGGGCCATATATATTTTGGTGGCATTGATGTGGCTCATTCCCGATAAAAGGATCGAAAAAATCATCAATCAAAATGAATAA
- a CDS encoding GNAT family N-acetyltransferase — MNLHSIEAKVSPDNRGAIFLMEKIGFKKEAHFVERIYFDEKFSDLAVYSLITGNEHYA, encoded by the coding sequence ATGAACCTCCATTCCATTGAGGCCAAAGTTTCTCCGGACAACAGGGGAGCCATTTTTTTGATGGAAAAAATTGGTTTCAAAAAGGAAGCGCATTTTGTGGAACGAATCTATTTTGACGAAAAATTTTCGGATTTAGCGGTATATTCGCTTATTACCGGGAATGAGCATTACGCCTGA
- a CDS encoding serine hydrolase codes for MKSLLTLTMAMVLFIAPVFSQTKTSSEKISKPDQLDRLMTYCNDNGMFNGTILVTENGKVIYRKALGYADLETKEPLIPESSFYLASVSKQFTAMAVMILKERNKLSYDDKLSKFFPEFPDYADEVTIRHLLTHTSGVPDHYRLNAYKKDLKNSDVLELLVKQEALDFTPGEKYSYSNGGYVLLSMIVEKASGQPFHLFMKKNIFDPLGMKNTLVFDESKPAVKNRAKGYSSNGGLDDYEILTTGAGGMYSTLDDLHLWDQALYTKKLVSKATLEEAFTPTVLNSGEKSDYGFGWGISEHETGKVVSHSGGMNGYRTYIRRDLARNNGYIWLTNNGDAVASQDINNAIVNILAGKSYELPKIPFSRKLATWLKENDTETAIALSKQFLKENQDEYEADESGINSLGYQFLNAKDTETAMAVFKLNTELFPSSANVYDSLAEGYMNNDENDKAIQNYKKSIELNPNNNNAIEMLVKLGLDENELRPQIKLPADLLESYVGKYELQPGFILDISREGERLFILPTGQSKSELFPASTVRFYSKIVDAQITFNKDESGKVVSLTLHQGGDFEAPRID; via the coding sequence ATGAAGTCCTTACTCACCTTGACTATGGCAATGGTACTGTTCATTGCTCCTGTTTTTTCACAGACTAAGACAAGCTCCGAAAAAATTTCAAAGCCGGACCAGTTGGACCGACTGATGACCTATTGCAACGATAATGGCATGTTCAATGGCACCATCCTCGTTACCGAAAACGGAAAAGTCATCTACAGAAAGGCATTGGGTTATGCAGATCTTGAAACGAAGGAACCGCTTATCCCGGAATCGTCCTTTTACCTGGCTTCAGTTTCCAAGCAATTTACGGCCATGGCCGTGATGATCCTTAAGGAAAGGAACAAACTTTCCTATGACGATAAATTGTCTAAATTTTTTCCGGAATTCCCGGACTATGCCGATGAGGTGACTATACGGCATTTGCTGACCCACACTTCCGGAGTGCCGGATCATTATAGATTAAATGCCTATAAAAAAGATCTGAAGAACTCTGATGTACTGGAACTGCTCGTCAAACAGGAAGCCCTGGATTTTACCCCGGGAGAAAAGTATTCCTACAGCAACGGAGGGTATGTGTTATTGTCCATGATTGTAGAGAAGGCCTCAGGACAACCTTTCCACCTTTTTATGAAAAAAAATATATTCGACCCGCTGGGCATGAAAAACACCCTCGTTTTTGATGAATCAAAGCCAGCGGTCAAAAACAGGGCCAAAGGGTATAGCAGTAACGGGGGCCTCGATGATTATGAAATACTGACCACAGGGGCGGGGGGAATGTATTCCACCCTGGATGATCTGCACCTTTGGGACCAGGCCCTTTATACCAAAAAACTGGTCTCCAAAGCCACGTTGGAAGAGGCGTTCACTCCGACCGTTTTGAACAGCGGAGAGAAATCCGATTATGGATTCGGGTGGGGCATCAGTGAACATGAAACCGGTAAAGTGGTTTCCCATTCCGGAGGGATGAACGGATACAGGACTTATATCAGAAGAGACCTTGCACGCAATAATGGTTACATCTGGCTGACTAATAACGGCGATGCCGTGGCGAGTCAGGATATCAATAATGCTATCGTGAATATCCTTGCCGGCAAATCTTATGAGTTGCCCAAAATCCCTTTTTCCCGAAAACTGGCCACATGGCTGAAGGAAAATGATACGGAAACGGCTATTGCGCTGTCAAAACAGTTTTTGAAAGAAAATCAAGATGAATACGAAGCCGACGAATCGGGGATCAACAGTCTTGGGTATCAATTTCTTAATGCAAAAGATACTGAAACCGCCATGGCTGTTTTTAAGCTAAACACAGAATTGTTTCCTTCCTCTGCCAATGTTTATGACAGCCTGGCGGAAGGTTATATGAATAATGACGAAAACGATAAGGCCATCCAAAATTATAAGAAATCCATTGAATTGAATCCCAACAATAACAACGCCATTGAAATGCTGGTAAAACTGGGTCTGGACGAAAATGAACTCAGGCCTCAGATCAAACTGCCTGCTGACCTTTTGGAAAGTTATGTCGGGAAATATGAATTGCAACCGGGTTTCATCCTGGACATTTCCAGGGAGGGAGAGCGATTGTTTATTTTACCTACAGGACAGTCAAAAAGTGAGCTTTTCCCGGCATCAACCGTAAGGTTTTACAGCAAGATCGTCGACGCCCAGATCACTTTCAATAAAGACGAAAGCGGCAAAGTGGTCAGTCTTACCCTGCACCAGGGAGGAGATTTTGAAGCTCCAAGGATTGATTAG